In one window of Gemmatimonadaceae bacterium DNA:
- a CDS encoding HAMP domain-containing histidine kinase codes for MSASRKDPARMRQQAPFRIRLFATLLLFAVVPTVAVSLLWTGTASRALSLMSAGSAWERVARSGELALSAARSTPLSAEQSQALDAHEAELKQSVELAKRFDFVANRTIRVIAVGALLVVVLVAVGASRVAGHLSRQLSRPLDELVGWTRLIRGGRPIPEQAERRGAPEFEVLRTSMRTMAQELDAGRQRALEAERAEAFRESARRFAHELKNPLTPIRFAVERLRRSAPDTLRETVEVLAEESARLDAMARSFAQFGRLPDGPAAEIDVAELVSKCVRNTVPERLSVDLAVADRLPMVVGFHDALSRAVTNVLINAVDACPAEQQLSVRVSGEHDEGGEYVVISVRDTGHGMPPDVLSHMFDPYVTTKPGGTGLGLAIARQTMTAHGGDISASSVPGFGTELRLRLPVTRVENGQ; via the coding sequence ATGTCCGCGTCGCGTAAGGACCCTGCCCGGATGCGACAGCAGGCGCCGTTCCGCATTCGTCTGTTTGCCACACTGTTGCTGTTTGCCGTCGTCCCCACCGTCGCGGTCAGTTTGCTGTGGACGGGGACAGCCAGCCGGGCGTTGTCGTTGATGTCAGCCGGGTCGGCGTGGGAACGTGTGGCACGCAGTGGAGAGCTCGCCCTGTCTGCGGCGCGATCGACGCCGCTGTCTGCCGAGCAGAGTCAGGCGCTGGATGCCCATGAAGCGGAGCTCAAGCAGTCGGTCGAACTGGCCAAGCGGTTCGACTTTGTCGCGAATCGCACCATTCGGGTCATTGCGGTCGGTGCACTGTTGGTGGTGGTCCTCGTGGCGGTGGGCGCCTCACGGGTGGCCGGTCATCTGAGCCGTCAACTCAGTCGGCCGTTGGATGAGTTGGTGGGGTGGACACGGCTGATTCGCGGTGGACGACCCATTCCCGAGCAGGCCGAGCGACGCGGCGCACCCGAATTCGAGGTCCTGAGAACCAGCATGCGAACGATGGCGCAGGAACTTGACGCGGGACGGCAACGGGCGCTCGAAGCCGAGCGCGCCGAGGCGTTTCGCGAATCGGCGCGACGATTCGCGCACGAGCTCAAGAATCCGTTGACGCCGATTCGGTTCGCGGTGGAGCGGCTGCGCCGCAGTGCGCCGGACACCTTGCGGGAGACGGTGGAGGTGCTGGCGGAGGAATCCGCTCGTCTTGATGCGATGGCACGCAGCTTCGCGCAGTTTGGCCGACTCCCCGACGGCCCCGCCGCCGAAATCGACGTGGCCGAATTGGTGTCGAAGTGCGTGCGGAACACGGTTCCGGAGCGACTGTCAGTGGATCTCGCTGTTGCCGACCGGCTGCCGATGGTCGTGGGTTTTCACGACGCGCTGTCGCGGGCCGTCACGAACGTGCTGATCAACGCGGTTGACGCCTGCCCGGCCGAGCAACAACTCTCGGTACGCGTGTCCGGGGAACACGACGAGGGGGGCGAGTATGTGGTGATCAGTGTGCGTGACACCGGACACGGCATGCCGCCGGATGTGCTGTCGCACATGTTCGATCCGTACGTCACCACGAAGCCCGGCGGCACCGGGCTTGGCCTTGCCATCGCGCGGCAGACCATGACGGCCCATGGTGGCGATATCAGTGCCAGCAGTGTGCCGGGCTTCGGTACAGAACTGCGCTTACGACTACCGGTTACCCGAGTGGAGAACGGCCAATGA
- a CDS encoding glycine C-acetyltransferase, translating to MSHLAAELQADLDALKSAGTYKRLNFLESPQGPRVHMEGRGEVIVLSSNNYLGLCNEPSVVEAGVAALHRYGAGTASVRFICGTFTIHRELEQAIAGFVGTEASLSYVSAWNANEALTPTIAREGDFVVSDALNHASIIDSVRLAKAITKCTTAVYKHADMDDLREKLRGAKDAKRRIIWTDGIFSMEGAIAKLPDILQLARDHDAIVVMDDSHATGVLGKTGRGTAEHFGVMGEVDIITSTLGKALGGAAGGFIAGPAALCDMMTQRSRPQLFSNALPPTVAASSLAAIRHTEAHPELVTRLHDNAAYFRAAIQDAGFNPLPGSTPIVPIIVGETALAITMSEMLLDRGVFVTGFGFPVVPQGQARLRCQISAAHTRDDLDTVVAAFKDVRAQLGK from the coding sequence GTGTCCCACCTCGCTGCTGAACTCCAGGCCGATCTCGATGCGCTGAAGAGCGCCGGCACCTACAAGCGCCTCAACTTCCTCGAGTCGCCACAAGGTCCGCGCGTGCATATGGAAGGGCGCGGCGAAGTGATCGTGCTGTCCTCCAACAACTATCTCGGGCTGTGCAACGAGCCCAGCGTGGTCGAGGCCGGCGTCGCGGCCCTTCATCGATATGGGGCGGGCACGGCGTCGGTGCGCTTCATCTGCGGCACGTTCACCATCCACCGTGAACTCGAGCAGGCCATCGCCGGGTTTGTGGGCACGGAGGCCTCGCTTTCATATGTATCGGCGTGGAACGCCAACGAAGCGCTGACGCCGACCATTGCGCGCGAAGGTGACTTCGTCGTATCCGATGCGCTCAATCACGCCTCCATCATTGATTCGGTGCGTCTGGCCAAGGCCATCACCAAGTGCACGACGGCCGTCTACAAGCACGCCGACATGGACGACCTGCGCGAAAAACTGCGCGGGGCCAAGGACGCGAAGCGGCGCATCATCTGGACTGACGGCATCTTCTCCATGGAAGGCGCCATTGCCAAGCTGCCGGACATCCTGCAGTTGGCACGTGACCATGACGCCATCGTGGTGATGGACGACTCGCATGCCACCGGCGTTTTGGGCAAGACGGGGCGCGGCACCGCCGAACACTTCGGGGTGATGGGCGAGGTGGACATCATTACCTCCACGTTGGGCAAGGCGCTGGGTGGTGCGGCCGGCGGGTTCATCGCCGGTCCGGCGGCGCTGTGCGACATGATGACGCAGCGGTCTCGCCCGCAATTGTTTTCCAATGCGCTGCCGCCAACGGTTGCCGCCAGTTCGTTGGCGGCCATTCGGCACACTGAGGCGCACCCGGAACTGGTGACCCGACTGCACGACAATGCGGCCTACTTTCGTGCCGCCATTCAGGACGCCGGGTTCAATCCGTTGCCGGGTTCAACACCCATCGTGCCGATTATCGTGGGGGAAACCGCATTGGCGATCACGATGAGCGAAATGCTGCTCGATCGCGGAGTGTTCGTCACCGGATTCGGATTTCCCGTTGTGCCGCAGGGTCAGGCGCGATTGCGGTGCCAGATTTCCGCCGCGCATACGCGGGATGACCTGGATACCGTGGTGGCCGCATTCAAGGACGTGCGAGCGCAGCTGGGGAAGTAG
- a CDS encoding DNA-3-methyladenine glycosylase, with protein MLTPPAPYRSHLAAFYDRDPATVARELLGSVLRMKDAHGIVSGRIVETEAYLGPHDPACHAVAGRTARTWHLFGPPGTAYVYFIYGMHWCVNAVTREDGYGSAVLIRALQPLEGIDLMRARRTKARGDGQLCNGPGKLCAALGIDRAFDGASLTGGSALTIYAGTPVPDADVVVGPRVGISKAVDLNLRFRDATSPAALARP; from the coding sequence TTGCTCACCCCTCCGGCCCCTTACCGCTCACACCTCGCCGCCTTCTACGATCGCGACCCGGCAACGGTGGCCCGGGAACTCCTGGGCAGCGTGCTCCGAATGAAGGACGCGCACGGCATCGTCAGCGGGCGCATCGTCGAAACTGAGGCATACTTGGGCCCGCACGACCCCGCCTGTCATGCGGTGGCCGGTCGCACCGCGCGTACCTGGCATCTGTTCGGTCCGCCCGGCACCGCCTACGTGTACTTCATCTATGGCATGCATTGGTGCGTGAACGCCGTCACGCGCGAAGACGGCTATGGCAGTGCGGTGTTGATTCGCGCGCTCCAACCACTGGAAGGCATTGATCTCATGCGCGCGCGTCGAACAAAGGCGCGTGGTGATGGCCAATTGTGCAACGGACCAGGCAAACTGTGCGCGGCGCTGGGCATCGACCGCGCGTTCGACGGCGCATCACTCACCGGTGGCAGCGCCCTCACCATTTATGCGGGCACGCCGGTGCCCGACGCTGATGTCGTGGTCGGTCCGCGCGTCGGCATCAGCAAGGCCGTGGACCTCAACCTGCGTTTCCGGGACGCTACTTCCCCAGCTGCGCTCGCACGTCCTTGA
- the mutM gene encoding bifunctional DNA-formamidopyrimidine glycosylase/DNA-(apurinic or apyrimidinic site) lyase yields the protein MPELPEVEDAARRLRQAAQGRTITSVVALHPSLARSLTPTACRSLRGRRIEEVNRRAKMQLVTLDDGQVLEVHFRMTGDWVFGHEGDPAPAHERVRIACSDGTRISLTDGRALAVLRLHAPGKLRLPELGPEPLEETFSVEVFAAALATRSAPIKPVLLDQKVVAGIGNIYAAEALWVARIHPTRAAASLSRPRVEALRDAIREVLHAATPERYHARDEVERDDARSEWRVYDREGKSCMRCARMIRRITQSGRSTYYCGGCQR from the coding sequence ATGCCCGAACTTCCCGAAGTCGAGGACGCGGCCCGCCGGCTTCGACAGGCGGCTCAGGGACGCACGATCACCTCCGTAGTGGCACTGCACCCTTCGCTGGCCCGTTCGCTGACACCGACCGCCTGCCGGAGCCTCAGGGGGCGCCGAATCGAGGAGGTTAACAGGCGTGCCAAGATGCAGTTGGTGACCCTGGACGACGGGCAGGTCCTGGAGGTGCACTTCCGCATGACCGGTGACTGGGTGTTTGGCCATGAGGGCGACCCCGCCCCCGCGCACGAGCGGGTGCGTATTGCCTGTAGCGACGGCACACGCATTTCGCTTACCGACGGTCGCGCGCTGGCCGTGCTGCGCCTGCATGCCCCCGGCAAGCTCCGTCTGCCCGAGCTCGGCCCGGAACCGCTTGAGGAGACATTCAGCGTGGAGGTTTTCGCGGCGGCGCTCGCCACGCGAAGTGCGCCGATCAAACCGGTGCTGCTGGATCAGAAAGTGGTGGCCGGCATCGGCAACATCTATGCAGCCGAAGCGCTGTGGGTGGCCCGCATTCATCCCACCCGCGCTGCGGCATCGCTATCGCGCCCGCGGGTTGAGGCGCTGCGCGATGCCATTCGCGAGGTGCTGCATGCCGCCACACCCGAGCGCTACCACGCGCGCGACGAGGTGGAACGTGACGACGCGCGTAGTGAATGGCGTGTGTACGATCGCGAAGGCAAGTCGTGTATGCGATGTGCCCGCATGATTCGACGCATCACGCAGTCAGGGCGTAGCACCTACTACTGCGGCGGCTGTCAGCGTTGA
- a CDS encoding NYN domain-containing protein — protein MTTSNAAPPAHAPNAAMLIDFDNVTMGIRSDLQQELKTLLSSDIIKGKVAVRRAYADWRRYPQYIVPLTEASIDLIFAPAYGTAKKNATDIRLAIDALELVFTRPEIGTFVLLSGDSDFSSMVIKLKEYGKYVIGVGIRESSSDLLVMNCDEYYSYNALAGLVKSGDDETTRWDPWQLVTEAVQRMKRNGDVMRSDRLKQVMQEIDASFDEKNLGMPKFSRFVQDAAHKGLLKVTKLDSGQLEVDVPSGDAIVVATADAAGADVDARRESAERERDERRGRRGRRGRGRDRDRGERGEGERSGEPVAELEPLVSTVADAVVIEPIVAADVPQADGADSMEAADEDRGGRGRSRRGRGRDRGGRDDRGPRPVDAGVPAVADVPQGRPETSVVASGAAFGVSVADTIGTSGERLTRSEAFDLVRRAVESLVSGDESTSASAARERAFALLGRNSESLSARNFERVLQDAHDANMIDLRRRGNDFEVARAAEAASIVEQLKSVDDAQKAVTAAANALLPQAPRGMGARGIGGRGKGPVGPPPALLMVGVVGSSASAVNGTPAVAPVVTPVVEVAPVVPAAAESTMAEAKAAPKGAKAAGKPPVAAPAKAAGKAPAKKAAKPAPKAKAPAKTVAKTPAKPVAKVVAKAPAKAATKKAPAKKAAKR, from the coding sequence GTGACAACTTCCAATGCCGCCCCGCCGGCCCATGCGCCCAATGCGGCCATGCTCATCGATTTTGACAATGTCACGATGGGGATCCGCTCCGATCTGCAGCAGGAGCTCAAGACACTCCTCTCGTCGGACATCATCAAGGGCAAGGTGGCCGTCCGTCGCGCGTATGCCGACTGGCGCCGCTATCCGCAGTACATCGTGCCGCTCACCGAAGCCTCCATCGATCTCATCTTCGCGCCGGCCTACGGCACCGCGAAGAAGAACGCGACCGATATCCGGCTCGCCATCGATGCGCTTGAACTCGTCTTCACCCGCCCGGAAATCGGCACCTTCGTGCTGCTCTCCGGCGACTCCGACTTCTCGAGCATGGTCATCAAGCTCAAGGAGTACGGCAAGTACGTGATCGGCGTGGGCATTCGTGAATCGTCCAGCGATCTGCTGGTCATGAACTGCGACGAGTACTACTCGTACAACGCGCTCGCCGGCCTCGTGAAGTCGGGCGACGACGAGACCACGCGCTGGGATCCGTGGCAGCTGGTCACCGAAGCCGTGCAGCGCATGAAGCGCAACGGCGACGTGATGCGCTCCGATCGCCTCAAGCAGGTGATGCAGGAGATCGACGCGTCGTTCGACGAAAAGAACCTCGGCATGCCGAAGTTCTCGCGGTTCGTGCAGGACGCCGCGCACAAGGGGTTGCTCAAGGTCACCAAACTCGACAGCGGTCAATTGGAAGTCGATGTCCCAAGCGGGGACGCCATCGTCGTGGCTACCGCCGACGCGGCCGGAGCCGATGTCGACGCGCGCCGGGAAAGCGCCGAACGCGAGCGCGATGAGCGCCGGGGACGGCGGGGACGCCGGGGTCGTGGCCGTGATCGTGATCGTGGGGAACGCGGCGAAGGTGAGCGCAGCGGCGAACCGGTCGCTGAACTGGAACCGTTGGTCTCCACCGTCGCCGATGCCGTCGTCATCGAACCCATCGTCGCCGCCGATGTGCCGCAGGCCGATGGGGCCGACAGCATGGAAGCCGCCGACGAGGATCGCGGCGGTCGCGGTCGCAGTCGTCGTGGTCGCGGGCGGGATCGCGGCGGTCGCGATGATCGTGGGCCGCGCCCGGTGGACGCCGGTGTGCCGGCCGTCGCCGACGTGCCGCAGGGTCGCCCGGAAACGTCGGTAGTAGCCTCCGGCGCCGCGTTCGGCGTGTCAGTGGCCGACACGATTGGCACCAGTGGCGAACGGCTCACCCGCAGTGAGGCGTTTGACCTGGTGCGCCGCGCGGTCGAGTCACTGGTGTCCGGTGACGAGTCCACCAGCGCCAGCGCCGCCCGGGAACGCGCCTTCGCGCTGCTGGGGCGCAACAGCGAGTCGCTCAGTGCGCGCAATTTCGAGCGGGTGCTGCAGGACGCGCATGACGCGAACATGATTGATCTGCGTCGTCGCGGAAACGATTTCGAGGTCGCGCGGGCGGCCGAAGCAGCGTCCATCGTCGAGCAACTCAAGTCGGTCGATGACGCCCAGAAGGCCGTCACCGCGGCGGCGAATGCGCTGCTGCCTCAGGCACCCCGCGGCATGGGGGCTCGTGGCATTGGCGGTCGCGGTAAGGGGCCGGTTGGTCCCCCCCCGGCTCTCCTGATGGTGGGTGTGGTCGGATCGTCGGCCAGTGCCGTCAATGGCACGCCGGCGGTCGCTCCCGTGGTGACACCGGTGGTCGAGGTGGCACCAGTCGTTCCGGCGGCCGCGGAGTCCACGATGGCGGAGGCCAAGGCGGCGCCAAAGGGTGCCAAGGCGGCCGGAAAGCCCCCGGTTGCGGCTCCGGCCAAGGCCGCTGGCAAGGCGCCGGCCAAGAAGGCTGCCAAGCCCGCGCCAAAGGCCAAGGCACCAGCCAAGACGGTGGCCAAGACGCCGGCCAAGCCGGTGGCCAAGGTCGTTGCCAAGGCCCCGGCCAAGGCGGCCACCAAAAAGGCGCCAGCCAAGAAAGCGGCCAAGCGCTAG
- the tdh gene encoding L-threonine 3-dehydrogenase has protein sequence MKALVKTSAGKGLTLTEVPVPTIRDDEVLIKVRSAGVCGTDVHIYEWDAWAAGRCKPPFVVGHEFAGDVVSVGSLVDSVKVSDRVTAEGHIVDERSIFSRTGNAHVDPSTRIIGVDRDGCFADYIAMPATNVWHLDDGISYDIGGIHDPMGNAFHTALTANIPGAVVLITGCGPIGAFAVGICKAAGAARIIATDVNPRRLELARSMGAHEAVQPDDAKRAVMAASDGNGADVVLEMSGVPSAVHQAFALARPGGRVNMLGIPSKTIDIDFATEIIFKGLTIYGVVGRRMYDTWHQMSRFIRSGNFDPTPVITHRLPLEAVDEAMHLIKSGEAGKIIFQI, from the coding sequence GTGAAAGCGTTGGTTAAAACGTCGGCTGGCAAAGGGCTCACGCTGACCGAAGTGCCCGTCCCCACCATCCGCGACGATGAGGTGCTGATCAAGGTTCGCAGCGCCGGCGTCTGCGGAACCGACGTCCATATCTACGAATGGGACGCCTGGGCGGCGGGGCGATGCAAACCGCCCTTTGTTGTGGGACACGAGTTTGCCGGCGATGTGGTGTCCGTGGGCAGCCTGGTGGATTCGGTCAAGGTTAGCGACCGCGTCACGGCCGAAGGGCACATTGTCGATGAACGCTCGATCTTCAGTCGCACGGGGAATGCCCATGTCGATCCGAGTACCCGGATCATCGGGGTCGATCGGGACGGCTGTTTCGCCGACTACATCGCCATGCCCGCCACCAACGTCTGGCATCTGGATGACGGGATCAGCTACGACATTGGCGGCATTCACGATCCCATGGGCAACGCCTTTCACACGGCGCTGACGGCGAATATCCCCGGGGCCGTCGTGCTCATCACCGGCTGCGGACCGATTGGCGCGTTTGCGGTAGGCATCTGCAAGGCGGCCGGTGCCGCCCGCATCATTGCCACCGACGTGAATCCGCGCCGACTGGAACTGGCGCGTTCGATGGGGGCCCATGAGGCAGTGCAGCCCGACGACGCGAAGCGCGCGGTCATGGCCGCCTCCGACGGGAATGGTGCTGACGTGGTGCTGGAAATGTCGGGTGTCCCGTCAGCCGTCCACCAGGCGTTTGCGTTGGCTCGTCCGGGTGGCCGGGTGAACATGCTGGGGATTCCGTCCAAGACCATCGACATCGACTTCGCCACGGAAATCATCTTCAAGGGGCTGACGATTTACGGGGTGGTGGGGCGACGCATGTACGACACCTGGCACCAGATGAGTCGGTTCATCCGCTCGGGCAACTTCGACCCGACGCCGGTGATCACGCACCGGTTGCCGCTGGAGGCGGTGGACGAGGCGATGCATTTGATCAAGAGTGGTGAGGCGGGGAAGATTATTTTTCAGATCTAG
- a CDS encoding acyl--CoA ligase: protein MATSWSLAPLIEQRAREHPARALAVVGDRTFSYGQVEAQASALAAALSELGLGAGDRIAVNLPNSVEWIVALLAAAKLGAVVVPVSPQLSSHDLRYQLRHAEASAVVTIERWGGVDYLQRFEDLLGDLPDLQYVVTVGDEDLWYDDRIFQFEDLVSSGSGRPVPPIINPDDAQDLAVVYTSGTMGKPKGVRLSHHAVVENAVRTVEVLELSPEDRVLAAVPFFAIFGLSMMVGTMAAGATLVLQPTFDAAAVLTLMTSAQVSVLHGVPTQFHLLMREEAFDPSRLRALRTGIIAGSSVSEELVRRVRRWCDVLVAYGLTETGPTVTLTRFADSDDRRLGSVGRALPGVEVMAVDIMTGVLHGPEAVGEIAVRGSNLMRGYLRMPAETAKVHTAEGFFLTGDLGIIDEDGYVKILGRRQETISRGGIQLYPRELEDRLRAHPAVDDVCVIGVPHDVLGEQICACIVPVEGAVITGSEIKRFALETMAAYKVPDLVRFFDGFPMTGSGKVRRRELARAIALDHTVTHSG from the coding sequence ATGGCAACGTCGTGGTCCCTAGCCCCCCTTATCGAGCAGCGTGCCCGGGAGCATCCCGCGCGTGCGCTCGCGGTGGTTGGTGATCGGACGTTCAGCTACGGGCAGGTCGAGGCACAGGCATCCGCGTTGGCGGCGGCGCTGTCCGAGCTGGGGTTGGGAGCGGGAGACCGGATCGCCGTCAATCTTCCCAACAGTGTCGAGTGGATTGTGGCATTGCTGGCGGCCGCGAAGCTGGGTGCCGTGGTGGTGCCGGTCAGCCCGCAGCTCAGCAGTCACGATTTGCGTTACCAGCTGCGCCATGCGGAAGCCAGCGCGGTCGTGACCATCGAACGATGGGGTGGGGTCGATTACCTGCAGCGGTTTGAAGACCTTCTGGGGGACCTGCCCGATTTGCAGTACGTCGTCACGGTCGGCGACGAAGACTTATGGTACGATGACCGGATCTTTCAGTTCGAGGATCTGGTGTCGAGCGGCTCTGGTCGCCCGGTGCCACCGATCATCAATCCGGACGATGCGCAGGACCTCGCCGTGGTGTACACGTCGGGGACGATGGGCAAGCCGAAGGGTGTGAGACTCTCACATCACGCGGTCGTGGAGAATGCGGTGCGGACCGTCGAGGTGCTCGAGCTGTCGCCCGAGGATCGCGTGCTGGCTGCGGTGCCGTTCTTTGCGATCTTCGGTTTGAGCATGATGGTGGGGACGATGGCGGCGGGCGCGACCCTCGTGCTGCAGCCGACGTTCGACGCGGCGGCCGTGCTGACGCTCATGACGAGCGCCCAGGTGTCCGTGCTGCACGGCGTTCCCACACAGTTCCACCTGCTCATGCGTGAGGAGGCGTTCGACCCGTCACGTTTGCGCGCGCTGCGCACCGGCATCATTGCCGGAAGTTCGGTCTCCGAGGAACTCGTACGTCGAGTGCGTCGCTGGTGCGATGTGCTGGTCGCCTACGGGCTCACCGAAACCGGACCCACCGTGACCCTCACCCGCTTTGCGGACAGCGACGATCGTCGCCTCGGCAGTGTGGGACGCGCCCTTCCGGGCGTCGAGGTCATGGCGGTGGACATCATGACGGGGGTATTGCACGGCCCCGAAGCGGTCGGCGAGATCGCCGTCCGCGGATCGAACCTCATGCGCGGCTATCTGCGCATGCCCGCGGAGACCGCCAAGGTCCACACGGCGGAAGGGTTCTTTCTCACCGGTGATCTGGGGATCATCGATGAAGACGGGTACGTGAAGATTCTCGGGCGGCGGCAGGAGACGATCTCACGCGGGGGCATCCAGCTCTATCCGCGTGAGCTCGAAGATCGTCTGCGCGCGCACCCGGCTGTTGACGATGTTTGCGTGATTGGCGTCCCCCACGATGTCCTGGGTGAACAGATCTGCGCGTGCATCGTGCCCGTCGAGGGCGCCGTCATCACCGGAAGCGAAATCAAGCGATTCGCCCTGGAGACGATGGCGGCATACAAGGTTCCCGATCTCGTCCGGTTCTTCGATGGCTTCCCCATGACGGGCAGCGGAAAGGTCCGAAGACGAGAACTTGCGCGCGCAATTGCGCTCGATCACACCGTTACGCATTCAGGTTAG
- a CDS encoding glycosyltransferase family 4 protein has protein sequence MSSLPLARHIGIEATRLLRERRGIGRYVRNMLRWIPVHRPDVRFTLFVKREADIAPLHAQLADFDASLPDRTSIEPVSALRRTSADVVWYAWNWLNPPTRDTAMVATICDVAQMLQFDHRWWKVLKRRKARRRLSSTIRQADLIITISEFTAQEIQQRLHANSARIRVTLLATDDMTASAIGESEALPRLGVEGPFFLTVGAHDARKNLVTLYRAMELLQARGERVPLVQCGPSDDHEPYPFIKYAGYVSDAELATLYRKATALVFPSRYEGFGLPVAEAMAAGGRVVCADASSLPEVVGSAGLLFPWNDAEALAAQLTRLLHDEALRDRLTHDGLAQSAKFRWTDTAQQTLAVFDEAVSLHRQR, from the coding sequence ATGTCTTCTCTGCCACTCGCCCGGCATATCGGAATTGAGGCCACGCGCCTGCTGCGCGAGCGCCGGGGAATTGGCCGGTACGTGCGGAACATGTTGCGCTGGATTCCGGTGCACCGACCCGACGTGCGTTTCACCCTCTTTGTGAAGCGGGAAGCGGACATTGCCCCCCTGCACGCGCAGTTGGCGGATTTCGATGCCTCGCTGCCCGACCGCACCAGCATCGAGCCCGTGTCGGCGTTGCGCCGCACCTCGGCTGATGTGGTGTGGTACGCCTGGAACTGGCTCAATCCGCCCACGCGCGACACGGCCATGGTGGCCACCATCTGCGATGTCGCGCAGATGTTGCAGTTCGATCACCGCTGGTGGAAAGTGCTCAAACGGCGCAAGGCTCGGCGACGGCTGAGCAGCACGATCCGACAGGCCGACCTGATCATCACCATTTCGGAGTTCACCGCGCAGGAAATCCAGCAGCGCCTGCACGCCAACTCGGCCCGGATTCGCGTGACGCTGCTGGCCACCGACGACATGACCGCCTCGGCGATTGGCGAATCGGAAGCGCTGCCGCGTTTGGGCGTTGAAGGGCCGTTTTTTCTGACCGTGGGCGCGCACGATGCGCGCAAGAATCTCGTCACGCTGTATCGCGCCATGGAACTGCTGCAGGCGCGCGGCGAGCGCGTACCATTGGTGCAGTGTGGTCCCAGCGACGACCATGAACCGTATCCGTTCATCAAGTACGCCGGGTACGTGAGTGACGCGGAGCTGGCCACGTTGTACCGCAAGGCCACCGCCCTTGTGTTTCCGTCGCGCTACGAAGGCTTTGGACTGCCCGTGGCTGAGGCAATGGCGGCGGGTGGACGCGTAGTGTGCGCTGACGCGAGCTCATTGCCCGAGGTGGTAGGATCGGCCGGACTGTTGTTTCCCTGGAACGATGCAGAGGCACTCGCGGCGCAGCTCACCCGCTTGCTGCACGACGAAGCACTACGCGATCGACTCACGCATGACGGTCTGGCACAGTCGGCGAAGTTTCGTTGGACGGACACGGCGCAGCAAACGCTTGCAGTGTTCGATGAGGCGGTGTCCCTGCATCGTCAACGCTGA